One region of Halomonas huangheensis genomic DNA includes:
- a CDS encoding lytic murein transglycosylase: MLMRLLLPTVLLLPLLGCQTTTAAAPASDQSTVSSSAEPATDSTTQAPVPQASSFEEWLAGFRREALAEGIDAATVDRALDGLRFRPRVIELDGSQPEFVRPIWEYLDTAVSDARISQGRDKLAANRSAVDAAARDYGVPGEVLVAIWGIESNYGQNFGDFSTLESLATLGYEGRRHEFARSELLAALRIIEAGDIAPERMKGSWAGAMGHTQFMPSSFVEYARDGDGDGRRDIWASIPDVMASTANYLDRAGWREGEPWGVEVELPNGFDYSQTEITVRHGSAQWADQGVVALGGGALPNFAEASVITPAGARGPAFLVGPNFRAILRYNNATSYALAVAKLSDRIAGRSGIQASWPRDEQPLSRSQVREMQTQLNAQGYDVGTPDGITGPNTRAGLRAWQNAQGLVPDGFATVHVLQQLQR, from the coding sequence ATGTTGATGCGTTTACTGCTCCCCACTGTATTATTGCTGCCGCTTCTAGGTTGCCAGACCACGACTGCCGCCGCGCCTGCATCCGACCAATCCACTGTGTCGTCTTCTGCAGAGCCTGCAACCGACAGTACGACGCAGGCTCCGGTACCTCAGGCCAGTAGTTTCGAGGAATGGTTGGCGGGTTTCCGTCGTGAGGCGCTGGCTGAAGGCATCGATGCGGCCACTGTTGACCGTGCTCTCGATGGCTTGCGCTTCCGTCCCCGAGTGATTGAGCTGGATGGCTCTCAGCCGGAGTTCGTGCGCCCGATCTGGGAGTACCTCGATACTGCCGTGTCCGATGCACGTATAAGCCAGGGACGAGACAAGCTGGCCGCGAACCGCAGTGCTGTCGATGCCGCCGCCCGCGACTATGGTGTGCCGGGGGAAGTGCTGGTGGCAATCTGGGGAATCGAGAGCAACTATGGCCAGAATTTTGGTGACTTCTCGACTCTCGAGTCGCTGGCGACGCTGGGTTATGAAGGCAGGCGTCATGAATTTGCCCGTTCGGAGTTGTTGGCTGCTCTGCGTATCATCGAAGCTGGTGATATTGCCCCTGAACGCATGAAGGGCTCATGGGCAGGTGCCATGGGGCACACTCAGTTCATGCCTTCCAGCTTCGTGGAGTATGCTCGTGATGGCGACGGTGATGGCCGGCGCGATATCTGGGCCAGCATCCCTGACGTCATGGCTTCGACGGCCAACTATCTCGATCGAGCCGGGTGGCGTGAAGGAGAGCCCTGGGGAGTGGAAGTTGAACTGCCGAACGGCTTTGACTATAGCCAGACGGAGATCACCGTACGCCATGGCTCGGCACAGTGGGCCGATCAGGGAGTCGTGGCGTTGGGCGGAGGCGCATTGCCGAATTTCGCCGAGGCATCGGTGATTACTCCGGCTGGTGCACGTGGTCCAGCGTTCCTGGTGGGTCCAAACTTCCGTGCTATCCTGCGCTACAACAATGCCACCAGCTATGCGCTGGCGGTGGCCAAGCTGAGCGACCGTATCGCTGGACGCTCCGGCATTCAAGCGAGCTGGCCACGCGATGAGCAGCCTTTGTCTCGCAGCCAGGTGCGCGAGATGCAGACGCAATTGAATGCGCAGGGTTATGACGTGGGAACACCGGATGGCATTACCGGTCCCAATACCCGCGCGGGGCTCAGAGCCTGGCAGAACGCGCAAGGGCTGGTGCCGGACGGCTTCGCCACCGTGCACGTGTTGCAACAGTTGCAGCGCTGA